The Paenibacillus sp. J23TS9 genome segment TGATTCAGCCGACATTTGTAACCGGACATCCGGTAGAAATCTCGCCGCTCGCGAAGAAGAACGAGCAGGATCCGCGCTTTACGGATCGCTTTGAGCTCTTTGTCGTGGCACGTGAGCATGCGAATGCTTTCAGTGAGCTGAATGATCCGATTGACCAGCGTCAACGTTTCGAAGCGCAGATTAAGGAACGTGAGCAGGGTAATGACGAAGCGCATGAGATGGATGAAGACTTCCTAAACGCGCTTGAGTACGGTATGCCTCCTACAGGTGGTTTGGGTATCGGTATCGACCGTCTCGTAATGCTGTTGACCAATGCACCGTCCATTCGTGACGTACTGCTTTTCCCTCACATGAGAAATCGTACGCAGGAGTAGTCATATTTAAGTAAATGAGGATATTCCTCATCATATAGAAAAGGAACAGCGTGAATTATTCACGTCTGTTCCTTTTTTTGTTTTTATAAGCCCGGTTGTAGGCGGCAGAGCGTCAACAGATGACGCTTGACGACGTTACGCATCATGTCTGTTGTTACGACATCCGGTCTAAGCACAGCGTGGATCGCGAGGCCGTCAATCAGGGCATAGAAGCGTTCAATCTCAAGTGAGATGTCCAGATCTGGAAGGACTAGGTCTATGGCAGTTAATCCATTCATGATTGCAATAAAAATATGTCTGAGATCATCATCGACCTCGCTGCGGTGCAATCCAAGCGAAGGATCAGATAATGATTTGACGACAAAAGCAAACCAAACCTCCATTTCATGTCGTTTCTCTTCATTGGTGGGAAGAACCTCATCTAGCAGAAGAGGGATGTCTATGAATAGATCGCCGCTGTAGGCAATACCTGCAATTCGCTCCCTTACCTTTTCCGAAACTTTTTTCATGGCATAAGACAGAAGCTCTGAGTGTGTGGTGAAATAGTGTCGCATGGAGCCGACCGAAAGCCCTGCTTCATCGGCGATGTTCCTTACTGAGGCTTGATCAAGCCCGATCTTTCGGATGACACGCCACGTGGCTTCGGCCACTCTTTCTTTTTGCTTTTCGTGATCAACAATTTTGGGCATGTACCAAGTATAACATTCACCTTGTTTATTTAATACAGTCGTGATAAATTGTTTTTAATACAACCGTTCTAAAAAGAAAGGATGAAGGACAATTGATCGCAGCATTAATCGTAGGATGCGAAATTGCATTTTGGGTGCTTATACTGGCCGGCTTGAGCGCACGATATTTAGCCGGATGGAGCCGTTTGGGGGCGATTTTGCTGCTGGCTACACCAGCCGTGGATGTTTTGCTCATCATATTTACGATTGTGGATCTAAGAAATGGAGTAAAAGCAGAATTCATTCATGGACTCTCTGCTATATATATCGGTGTGACGGTTGCATATGGGCATCGGATGATAAAGTGGGCAGATCAGAGGTTTGCTTACCGGTTCGCAGGAGG includes the following:
- a CDS encoding TetR/AcrR family transcriptional regulator, with product MAEATWRVIRKIGLDQASVRNIADEAGLSVGSMRHYFTTHSELLSYAMKKVSEKVRERIAGIAYSGDLFIDIPLLLDEVLPTNEEKRHEMEVWFAFVVKSLSDPSLGLHRSEVDDDLRHIFIAIMNGLTAIDLVLPDLDISLEIERFYALIDGLAIHAVLRPDVVTTDMMRNVVKRHLLTLCRLQPGL